A DNA window from Primulina tabacum isolate GXHZ01 chromosome 12, ASM2559414v2, whole genome shotgun sequence contains the following coding sequences:
- the LOC142521178 gene encoding uncharacterized protein LOC142521178 — translation MEISVISDSISTVVYSTQGLAFSNFLLNRPCNVLSPSDASPDQPLSPPSSSAAPFRVSAVGPPPTRTLTKPRLRRTRRVKQKSLIIDYDGSGIDELFVFSDGGGFNNGDGYFGGGVGGGGRRGWNFGGYGGADWDESSGNSISDPAFDFVYEILCWIAMSNCLHFAFKKVVRNVAGGIGDPGREKVVPMPLTPVC, via the coding sequence ATGGAAATCTCTGTAATATCAGACTCTATATCGACCGTTGTTTATTCCACGCAAGGATTGGCCTTCTCGAATTTCCTCCTCAATCGCCCATGCAACGTCCTGTCTCCATCGGACGCGTCTCCCGATCAACCCTTATCGCCGCCGTCATCCTCCGCCGCACCTTTCCGTGTCTCAGCTGTAGGGCCTCCACCCACCAGGACGTTGACCAAACCACGCCTCCGTAGAACCCGCCGTGTCAAGCAGAAATCCCTGATCATTGATTATGACGGATCTGGAATAGATGAATTATTCGTTTTCAGCGACGGGGGAGGTTTTAACAACGGTGATGGATATTTCGGTGGCGGCGTCGGTGGCGGCGGCCGTCGGGGGTGGAACTTTGGTGGATACGGAGGTGCTGATTGGGATGAGTCGTCCGGTAACTCGATCTCCGACCCTGCTTTTGATTTTGTGTACGAGATTCTATGCTGGATCGCAATGTCGAATTGCTTGCACTTCGCTTTCAAGAAGGTGGTGAGGAACGTGGCCGGCGGAATCGGCGATCCGGGGAGGGAAAAGGTTGTTCCGATGCCATTGACACCCGTTTGCTGA
- the LOC142521138 gene encoding 2-hydroxy-palmitic acid dioxygenase MPO1-like isoform X3: MGLFDLEKHFAFYGAYHSNFINILIHMIFVWPILFTASVLLYFTPPLFKLSAIRSLDDGFLIFNYGFLFTVIYAFYYVGLDKKAASLAAFLVVLCWIGSSALAHSLGFSLAWRKRAPALLDNLAQAFLMAPFFVLLEALQSFFEYEPYPGFHARVKAEIDADIKEWRTRNRRKFLNLNGISMMGSISLVFKKLDISVTALYLINEVDGDAVSFSMEAPISHYRFHTTEMN, translated from the exons ATGGGGTTGTTTGATTTGGAGAAGCATTTTGCTTTCTACGGAGCTTATCACAGCAATTTCATCAATATACTGATCCATATGATATTTGTTTGGCCGATTCTGTTCACAGCTTCGGTTCTTCTATATTTCACGCCACCTTTGTTCAAGCTCTCTGCGATTCGATCACTTGACGATGGTTTCTTGATTTTCAATTACGGGTTCTTGTTCACTGTAATCTATGCCTTTTATTATGTTGGTTTAGATAAAAAGGCGGCTTCTTTGGCTGCGTTCTTGGTTGTTCTCTGTTGGATTGGTAGCAGCGCTCTTGCTCATAGCCTGGGGTTCTCTTTGGCTTGGAGG AAACGAGCACCTGCTTTGCTGGACAATCTCGCACAAGCATTCCTCATGGCACCTTTCTTTGTATTACTAGAG GCTCTGCAGTCTTTCTTTGAATACGAGCCATACCCGGGATTTCATGCTAGAGTCAAGGCAGAGATTGATGCTGACATTAAAGAGTGGAGGACGAGAAACAGAAGAAAATTTCTTAACCTCAATGGTATCAG CATGATGGGCTCCATTAGCTTAGTGTTCAAGAAGCTCGATATCTCAGTTACAGCTCTGTATTTAATCAATGAAGTAGATGGCGATGCTGTGAGTTTCTCTATGGAAGCACCAATTTCACATTACAGATTTCATACTACTGAAATGAATTGA
- the LOC142521138 gene encoding 2-hydroxy-palmitic acid dioxygenase MPO1-like isoform X1, producing the protein MGLFDLEKHFAFYGAYHSNFINILIHMIFVWPILFTASVLLYFTPPLFKLSAIRSLDDGFLIFNYGFLFTVIYAFYYVGLDKKAASLAAFLVVLCWIGSSALAHSLGFSLAWRVVLASQLLCWTVQFIGHGVFEKRAPALLDNLAQAFLMAPFFVLLEALQSFFEYEPYPGFHARVKAEIDADIKEWRTRNRRKFLNLNGISMMGSISLVFKKLDISVTALYLINEVDGDAVSFSMEAPISHYRFHTTEMN; encoded by the exons ATGGGGTTGTTTGATTTGGAGAAGCATTTTGCTTTCTACGGAGCTTATCACAGCAATTTCATCAATATACTGATCCATATGATATTTGTTTGGCCGATTCTGTTCACAGCTTCGGTTCTTCTATATTTCACGCCACCTTTGTTCAAGCTCTCTGCGATTCGATCACTTGACGATGGTTTCTTGATTTTCAATTACGGGTTCTTGTTCACTGTAATCTATGCCTTTTATTATGTTGGTTTAGATAAAAAGGCGGCTTCTTTGGCTGCGTTCTTGGTTGTTCTCTGTTGGATTGGTAGCAGCGCTCTTGCTCATAGCCTGGGGTTCTCTTTGGCTTGGAGG GTTGTCCTTGCATCTCAATTACTGTGCTGGACTGTACAGTTCATAGGCCACGGTGTGTTTGAG AAACGAGCACCTGCTTTGCTGGACAATCTCGCACAAGCATTCCTCATGGCACCTTTCTTTGTATTACTAGAG GCTCTGCAGTCTTTCTTTGAATACGAGCCATACCCGGGATTTCATGCTAGAGTCAAGGCAGAGATTGATGCTGACATTAAAGAGTGGAGGACGAGAAACAGAAGAAAATTTCTTAACCTCAATGGTATCAG CATGATGGGCTCCATTAGCTTAGTGTTCAAGAAGCTCGATATCTCAGTTACAGCTCTGTATTTAATCAATGAAGTAGATGGCGATGCTGTGAGTTTCTCTATGGAAGCACCAATTTCACATTACAGATTTCATACTACTGAAATGAATTGA
- the LOC142521138 gene encoding 2-hydroxy-palmitic acid dioxygenase MPO1-like isoform X2, translating to MGLFDLEKHFAFYGAYHSNFINILIHMIFVWPILFTASVLLYFTPPLFKLSAIRSLDDGFLIFNYGFLFTVIYAFYYVGLDKKAASLAAFLVVLCWIGSSALAHSLGFSLAWRVVLASQLLCWTVQFIGHGVFEKRAPALLDNLAQAFLMAPFFVLLEALQSFFEYEPYPGFHARVKAEIDADIKEWRTRNRRKFLNLNGIRAQRRYERKWSPDNKAKQETSISNACSLATQNLLSPSK from the exons ATGGGGTTGTTTGATTTGGAGAAGCATTTTGCTTTCTACGGAGCTTATCACAGCAATTTCATCAATATACTGATCCATATGATATTTGTTTGGCCGATTCTGTTCACAGCTTCGGTTCTTCTATATTTCACGCCACCTTTGTTCAAGCTCTCTGCGATTCGATCACTTGACGATGGTTTCTTGATTTTCAATTACGGGTTCTTGTTCACTGTAATCTATGCCTTTTATTATGTTGGTTTAGATAAAAAGGCGGCTTCTTTGGCTGCGTTCTTGGTTGTTCTCTGTTGGATTGGTAGCAGCGCTCTTGCTCATAGCCTGGGGTTCTCTTTGGCTTGGAGG GTTGTCCTTGCATCTCAATTACTGTGCTGGACTGTACAGTTCATAGGCCACGGTGTGTTTGAG AAACGAGCACCTGCTTTGCTGGACAATCTCGCACAAGCATTCCTCATGGCACCTTTCTTTGTATTACTAGAG GCTCTGCAGTCTTTCTTTGAATACGAGCCATACCCGGGATTTCATGCTAGAGTCAAGGCAGAGATTGATGCTGACATTAAAGAGTGGAGGACGAGAAACAGAAGAAAATTTCTTAACCTCAATGGTATCAG AGCTCAACGAAGGTATGAACGGAAATGGAGTCCCGATAATAAAGCAAAGCAAGAAACAAGCATATCTAATGCCTGTTCACTTGCTACACAAAATCTTTTGTCCCCTTCAAAATAA
- the LOC142521138 gene encoding 2-hydroxy-palmitic acid dioxygenase MPO1-like isoform X4 has protein sequence MGLFDLEKHFAFYGAYHSNFINILIHMIFVWPILFTASVLLYFTPPLFKLSAIRSLDDGFLIFNYGFLFTVIYAFYYVGLDKKAASLAAFLVVLCWIGSSALAHSLGFSLAWRVVLASQLLCWTVQFIGHGVFEKRAPALLDNLAQAFLMAPFFVLLEALQSFFEYEPYPGFHARVKAEIDADIKEWRTRNRRKFLNLNGISRWRCCEFLYGSTNFTLQISYY, from the exons ATGGGGTTGTTTGATTTGGAGAAGCATTTTGCTTTCTACGGAGCTTATCACAGCAATTTCATCAATATACTGATCCATATGATATTTGTTTGGCCGATTCTGTTCACAGCTTCGGTTCTTCTATATTTCACGCCACCTTTGTTCAAGCTCTCTGCGATTCGATCACTTGACGATGGTTTCTTGATTTTCAATTACGGGTTCTTGTTCACTGTAATCTATGCCTTTTATTATGTTGGTTTAGATAAAAAGGCGGCTTCTTTGGCTGCGTTCTTGGTTGTTCTCTGTTGGATTGGTAGCAGCGCTCTTGCTCATAGCCTGGGGTTCTCTTTGGCTTGGAGG GTTGTCCTTGCATCTCAATTACTGTGCTGGACTGTACAGTTCATAGGCCACGGTGTGTTTGAG AAACGAGCACCTGCTTTGCTGGACAATCTCGCACAAGCATTCCTCATGGCACCTTTCTTTGTATTACTAGAG GCTCTGCAGTCTTTCTTTGAATACGAGCCATACCCGGGATTTCATGCTAGAGTCAAGGCAGAGATTGATGCTGACATTAAAGAGTGGAGGACGAGAAACAGAAGAAAATTTCTTAACCTCAATGGTATCAG TAGATGGCGATGCTGTGAGTTTCTCTATGGAAGCACCAATTTCACATTACAGATTTCATACTACTGA
- the LOC142521138 gene encoding 2-hydroxy-palmitic acid dioxygenase MPO1-like isoform X5, whose product MGLFDLEKHFAFYGAYHSNFINILIHMIFVWPILFTASVLLYFTPPLFKLSAIRSLDDGFLIFNYGFLFTVIYAFYYVGLDKKAASLAAFLVVLCWIGSSALAHSLGFSLAWRVVLASQLLCWTVQFIGHGVFEKRAPALLDNLAQAFLMAPFFVLLEALQSFFEYEPYPGFHARVKAEIDADIKEWRTRNRRKFLNLNGIRLGDLLWNPFLFIGRFA is encoded by the exons ATGGGGTTGTTTGATTTGGAGAAGCATTTTGCTTTCTACGGAGCTTATCACAGCAATTTCATCAATATACTGATCCATATGATATTTGTTTGGCCGATTCTGTTCACAGCTTCGGTTCTTCTATATTTCACGCCACCTTTGTTCAAGCTCTCTGCGATTCGATCACTTGACGATGGTTTCTTGATTTTCAATTACGGGTTCTTGTTCACTGTAATCTATGCCTTTTATTATGTTGGTTTAGATAAAAAGGCGGCTTCTTTGGCTGCGTTCTTGGTTGTTCTCTGTTGGATTGGTAGCAGCGCTCTTGCTCATAGCCTGGGGTTCTCTTTGGCTTGGAGG GTTGTCCTTGCATCTCAATTACTGTGCTGGACTGTACAGTTCATAGGCCACGGTGTGTTTGAG AAACGAGCACCTGCTTTGCTGGACAATCTCGCACAAGCATTCCTCATGGCACCTTTCTTTGTATTACTAGAG GCTCTGCAGTCTTTCTTTGAATACGAGCCATACCCGGGATTTCATGCTAGAGTCAAGGCAGAGATTGATGCTGACATTAAAGAGTGGAGGACGAGAAACAGAAGAAAATTTCTTAACCTCAATGGTATCAG GCTTGGTGATCTGCTTTGGAATCCTTTTCTGTTCATTGGACGATTTGCCTAA
- the LOC142520389 gene encoding protein RGF1 INDUCIBLE TRANSCRIPTION FACTOR 1-like, which translates to MNISIVEASKQVENDVERNDDVPQWLYGFLSKTFFDKCRSHEAQKNDLNRYCITCDAIICKFCIISDKHDEHDLLTIYRHVYHDVVPLDQMNNHINCKRIQPYKCNKKWVVSLTPLPHNGSGALIEGDGACIVCRRKLTEPGRFRFCSIACKLEAYTGGENVTISRRGSREGTSSGRAAAREPQNGSYRRRSRKGVPHRSPSR; encoded by the exons atgaatATCTCCATCGTTGAAGCTTCCAAACAG GTCGAGAATGATGTTGAACGTAACGACGACGTTCCACAATGGCTCTATGGCTTTCTATCGAAGACGTTCTTCGATAAATGTCGATCCCATGAAGCCCAAAAGAACGACTTGAACAGGTACTGCATCACTTGCGACGCGATAATTTGCAAGTTTTGCATAATTTCCGACAAGCACGACGAGCACGACTTGCTCACGATCTACCGCCACGTCTACCACGACGTAGTCCCTCTCGATCAAATGAACAACCATATCAACTGCAAGAGGATCCAG CCATATAAATGTAACAAAAAATGGGTGGTGTCTTTGACTCCACTCCCACACAATGGGTCTGGTGCACTGATTGAAGGGGATGGAGCTTGCATTGTTTGCCGCAGAAAGTTGACCGAGCCCGGACGCTTTCGTTTCTGCTCAATAGCTTGCAAG CTTGAAGCATATACTGGTGGAGAGAATGTTACGATTTCGCGTCGTGGGTCTAGAGAGGGAACATCTTCCGGGAGAGCGGCGGCGAGGGAACCCCAAAATGGAAGTTACCGGAGGCGGAGCAGGAAAGGAGTGCCTCATAGGTCCCCTTCAAGATGA